The following proteins are co-located in the Cetobacterium sp. NK01 genome:
- a CDS encoding META domain-containing protein, with product MKKILGLLLMISVLFGGCSSLTTKNKRLVGKEYILIQENSIPNVLIGFDEHNFYGFSGLNNYFGRYEKKGNKIKLEKLGSTLMAGSDKVMKMETEYLQKLDTVETVRIEDDILIFTLKDGSTLQYKENKKINKSLK from the coding sequence ATGAAGAAAATCTTAGGACTACTATTAATGATTTCAGTTTTATTTGGAGGATGTTCAAGCTTAACAACAAAAAATAAAAGATTAGTAGGAAAGGAATATATTTTGATTCAAGAAAATTCTATTCCAAATGTATTAATAGGTTTTGACGAACATAACTTTTATGGATTCTCTGGACTGAATAATTATTTTGGAAGATATGAGAAAAAAGGAAATAAAATAAAATTAGAAAAATTAGGATCAACTTTAATGGCTGGATCAGATAAAGTTATGAAAATGGAAACAGAATATTTACAAAAATTAGATACAGTTGAAACAGTTAGAATAGAAGATGATATATTAATTTTTACTTTAAAAGATGGATCAACTTTACAATATAAGGAAAACAAAAAAATTAATAAAAGTTTAAAATAA